From the genome of Cytobacillus firmus, one region includes:
- a CDS encoding DUF6449 domain-containing protein produces MKWGTLDMQSKTSLIKREILKTIFRSVGWVSIVYFLGLFFAIPLDIIMNSSEEQRKFLDIDNLFQYNFQLQFIFSISVPVALSVFLFRYTQVKQYSDLMHSLPVKRKSIFHQYALTGIMLLILPVLLIALIILVLYQPMNLQDFYSMGEILNWVGITLLFNIVIYLTGVSVGMLSGLSAVQGVLTYIFLLLPVGLIILVSINLPFYLFGFPGQYYMTSKFEKFSPLIAFTQMNMRTPSSVEAAVYLLLIVSLYFLGLQIYKRRRMEAVSHALVFPITKPIFKFGVTFCTMLLGGGYFGEMQGGTSWIIAGYVFGALIGYAAAEMVLQKSWRVTIHVKGLMVYTAIMAALFLLFQIDLTQYEKSIPQSNEIERVHFSESFHLYNDIDHEEPLYLKEYENIDLVRRFHEKIVKDENRKAQDSGRGSVFIVYELKNGEKLVRDYSINKREYKPYLKLIYESNEYKMATNEIYQVPEDETTKITITPSGPVTKRAVITDKEELKEAVQILTEEVDTASYEELQGIDEPYAHIEIYYNDSKKAYMTWNPSYTRFEEWLKEKSLLNDAKVNSNDISYALAAKAEDIDINFAAGYSYEEVFEKMSDSKSSIKITDKEQIESSLSNSNGYIEEEYIIAFYFDEQRTMDIKSFTEKTVPEFIKERLQ; encoded by the coding sequence ATGAAATGGGGGACATTGGATATGCAGTCCAAAACATCCTTGATTAAAAGGGAAATTTTAAAAACGATTTTCAGAAGTGTCGGCTGGGTCTCCATTGTGTATTTTCTCGGCCTGTTCTTTGCCATTCCTCTTGATATCATAATGAATTCTTCAGAGGAACAGCGGAAATTCCTGGACATTGACAATCTGTTTCAATACAACTTCCAGCTCCAATTTATTTTTAGTATATCAGTACCGGTGGCCTTGTCTGTGTTCTTATTCAGGTATACACAGGTAAAGCAATATAGCGATTTAATGCACAGCCTCCCGGTTAAAAGGAAATCCATTTTCCATCAATATGCTTTAACAGGAATCATGCTATTAATTTTGCCGGTTTTACTCATTGCTTTGATTATCCTGGTTCTTTACCAGCCCATGAATTTGCAGGATTTTTATTCAATGGGGGAGATCCTCAATTGGGTGGGCATCACGCTTTTATTTAATATTGTAATTTACCTGACAGGTGTTTCTGTAGGAATGCTGTCGGGATTATCGGCGGTACAGGGTGTGTTAACTTATATTTTTCTCCTGCTCCCTGTAGGTCTGATCATTTTAGTTTCTATTAATTTGCCTTTCTATTTATTCGGTTTTCCAGGCCAATACTATATGACAAGCAAATTTGAAAAGTTCTCTCCTTTGATTGCATTTACTCAGATGAATATGCGTACACCGTCAAGTGTGGAGGCTGCCGTTTATCTCTTACTTATTGTATCTCTGTATTTTCTTGGCTTGCAGATCTATAAAAGGAGAAGAATGGAGGCAGTCTCCCACGCGCTTGTTTTTCCGATAACAAAGCCCATTTTTAAATTTGGTGTGACGTTTTGCACGATGCTTCTTGGAGGGGGTTATTTCGGTGAGATGCAGGGCGGCACGAGCTGGATTATCGCGGGATATGTTTTTGGAGCACTAATTGGATATGCGGCGGCCGAAATGGTTCTCCAGAAATCATGGCGAGTGACTATTCATGTAAAAGGATTGATGGTCTATACAGCCATAATGGCGGCTTTATTCCTCTTATTCCAAATTGACTTGACTCAGTATGAAAAAAGCATACCGCAGAGCAATGAAATTGAGCGGGTCCATTTCAGCGAGAGTTTTCACCTTTATAATGATATTGATCATGAGGAACCGCTATATTTAAAAGAATACGAGAATATTGACTTGGTCAGAAGGTTTCATGAAAAGATTGTAAAGGATGAAAACAGAAAGGCTCAGGATTCAGGCCGCGGTTCCGTTTTTATTGTGTATGAACTAAAGAATGGCGAAAAGCTGGTCCGCGATTACAGCATTAACAAAAGGGAATATAAGCCATATCTTAAGCTGATTTATGAATCGAATGAATATAAAATGGCAACAAATGAAATCTATCAGGTACCGGAAGATGAAACTACGAAAATCACGATTACCCCATCAGGGCCAGTTACAAAGCGGGCGGTCATTACAGACAAAGAAGAACTTAAAGAAGCTGTTCAGATATTGACTGAGGAAGTGGATACTGCTTCATATGAGGAGCTTCAGGGAATTGATGAGCCATATGCTCATATTGAGATTTATTATAATGACAGCAAAAAAGCCTATATGACCTGGAATCCTTCTTATACGAGGTTTGAGGAATGGCTGAAAGAAAAGTCTTTGCTGAATGATGCAAAAGTGAATAGCAATGATATTTCTTATGCACTGGCTGCAAAAGCGGAGGATATCGATATTAACTTTGCGGCAGGGTACTCTTATGAGGAAGTTTTTGAAAAGATGAGTGACAGTAAATCATCAATCAAAATTACAGATAAAGAACAAATAGAAAGCAGTTTGAGTAATTCAAATGGGTACATTGAAGAAGAATATATAATTGCATTCTATTTTGATGAACAAAGGACAATGGATATTAAGAGCTTTACTGAAAAAACAGTGCCTGAATTTATAAAGGAACGGCTTCAATAA
- a CDS encoding ABC transporter ATP-binding protein, with protein MIKIRNVRKSFEEMDAVENVCIEVNKGSIYGLLGSNGAGKTTLLKLLAGIYAEDEGSIAIDGQPVFENPQMKDKIFFIQDHPYFLPQYTVKQMAQFYKNIYSMWDEERFEELAAIFEMDIHKKIHRFSKGIQRQAAFILALSARPEVLILDEPMDGLDPVMRKKVKSLLIDEVAEREMTILISSHNLREVEDLCDFIGIMHNGRMILEKDLDDLKTDTHKIQVAFKGSVPAIFDSLKILHKEKRGSIVICIVKGDAKGISSYVEQFKPVIFDMLPLTLEEIFIYEMGDIGYAVQNILD; from the coding sequence ATGATCAAAATCCGTAATGTGCGCAAATCTTTCGAGGAGATGGATGCTGTCGAAAATGTCTGCATTGAAGTGAATAAAGGGTCCATATACGGCTTGCTTGGTTCCAATGGAGCCGGAAAAACAACACTTTTAAAGCTGTTGGCAGGCATCTATGCAGAGGATGAAGGAAGCATTGCCATTGACGGCCAGCCGGTGTTCGAGAACCCGCAAATGAAAGATAAGATCTTTTTTATTCAGGATCATCCCTATTTTCTGCCTCAATATACAGTTAAGCAGATGGCGCAATTCTATAAAAATATTTACAGCATGTGGGATGAAGAACGATTTGAAGAACTGGCTGCTATTTTTGAAATGGATATACATAAAAAGATTCATAGATTCTCCAAAGGCATTCAGAGGCAGGCTGCTTTTATCCTTGCTTTGTCTGCCAGGCCGGAAGTGTTAATTTTGGATGAGCCTATGGACGGGCTTGATCCCGTAATGAGGAAGAAAGTGAAAAGCCTGCTGATCGATGAGGTTGCTGAAAGAGAAATGACAATTCTTATTTCCTCTCATAATCTGCGCGAAGTGGAAGACCTATGTGATTTTATAGGCATTATGCATAATGGGCGCATGATTCTTGAAAAAGATCTTGATGACCTTAAAACAGATACACATAAAATTCAGGTTGCCTTTAAAGGATCTGTACCAGCCATTTTCGATTCGCTGAAGATCCTTCATAAAGAAAAAAGAGGCAGCATTGTGATCTGCATTGTAAAAGGAGATGCAAAGGGAATATCGTCATATGTAGAACAATTTAAACCTGTGATTTTCGATATGCTTCCCCTGACATTAGAGGAGATTTTCATTTATGAAATGGGGGACATTGGATATGCAGTCCAAAACATCCTTGATTAA
- a CDS encoding GntR family transcriptional regulator: MFELDVRSRKPIYEQLVERLKELIITEVLTADEQLPSVRTLAQQLTINPNTIQKAYRELESQGYIYSIKGKGSFVSAATPNLNSEKIEKVKNELSKLLSEALYLGITKNELYKLIQEIEAAIGGGIEDDQNP, encoded by the coding sequence ATGTTTGAATTGGATGTAAGGAGCCGAAAACCTATATATGAACAGCTGGTTGAGCGGCTTAAAGAGCTGATCATCACAGAGGTCTTAACAGCAGATGAACAGCTGCCTTCCGTTCGAACGCTGGCCCAGCAGCTGACGATCAATCCTAATACCATTCAGAAGGCATATAGGGAGCTTGAGTCCCAGGGCTATATTTATTCCATAAAAGGGAAAGGCAGTTTTGTCAGTGCAGCGACACCCAATCTGAACAGCGAAAAAATAGAAAAAGTGAAAAATGAACTTTCAAAGCTTTTATCAGAGGCTTTATACCTTGGAATCACAAAAAATGAATTATACAAGCTCATACAGGAAATAGAAGCAGCTATAGGGGGAGGGATAGAAGATGATCAAAATCCGTAA
- a CDS encoding L-lactate permease, with protein MSTGMLALLSLLPIIAVAVFLVGLRWPASKAMPISYLVAVVLALFVWKVSGAKVAAASLNGLVVAGTLLYIIFGAILLLNTLQESGGLKTIRQGFTDISPDRRIQVIIIAWLFGSFIEGASGFGTPAAVAVPLLVGLGFPAMAAVIAGMVIQSTPVSFGAVGTPMLVGVQTGLSGNASLTDNLLGLVTQIAGQVAILHMIAGTLIPLFVVALMTRFFGKNKSFTEGIKIWKFALFAAFAMTIPYVIVANVLGPEFPSMIGGLAGLAIVVFAAKKGFLMPPKDQVWDFEEKSKWDPEWTGKLEIKAVAHKSGSMSMMRAWTPYVLVGLFLVLSRLKSLPFLELLQAWTVKFENIFDSGITSSFQPLYLPGTIFILVSVITYFIHGMNSSSYKKAWADSGKTTVAASTALIFTVPMVQVFINTGGGEAGYNQMPIELANGAAALAGEFWPFFATFIGGLGAFIAGSNTVSNMMFALFQYDVGSQIGVDATWIVALQAVGGAAGNMICVHNVVAASAVVGLVGKEGAVIRKTLFPFFYYALLAGSVGYSIVWYSQKGIFNIGSFIAVAIAVAAVYIIATNNRRSNMILPPPPVNVKSAK; from the coding sequence TTGAGTACAGGAATGTTAGCTTTACTATCTTTATTGCCAATTATTGCAGTTGCAGTATTTCTTGTCGGATTGAGATGGCCGGCAAGTAAGGCGATGCCAATCTCATACCTTGTAGCAGTAGTTCTTGCTCTATTTGTTTGGAAAGTATCAGGGGCAAAAGTTGCCGCTGCATCCCTCAATGGCCTGGTTGTTGCCGGAACACTTCTTTATATTATTTTCGGCGCTATTCTGCTTCTAAACACCCTTCAGGAAAGCGGCGGTTTAAAAACCATTCGTCAGGGATTCACAGATATATCGCCTGACCGCCGAATACAAGTAATTATCATAGCCTGGCTGTTTGGTTCTTTCATTGAAGGCGCGTCCGGGTTTGGTACTCCAGCCGCTGTAGCAGTCCCGCTATTAGTGGGCCTTGGCTTTCCGGCTATGGCCGCAGTTATTGCCGGGATGGTCATTCAAAGTACACCGGTGTCATTCGGTGCTGTAGGGACACCGATGCTTGTCGGCGTTCAGACCGGTTTATCGGGCAATGCGAGTCTTACCGATAACCTGCTTGGACTGGTAACTCAAATTGCAGGACAAGTAGCCATTCTCCACATGATTGCCGGCACATTGATTCCTTTATTTGTAGTAGCTTTAATGACAAGATTTTTCGGCAAAAATAAATCATTTACTGAAGGAATAAAAATCTGGAAGTTTGCACTATTTGCTGCATTTGCCATGACGATCCCTTATGTTATTGTAGCGAATGTCCTTGGACCTGAATTCCCATCAATGATCGGGGGATTAGCTGGTTTAGCAATTGTTGTTTTTGCAGCTAAAAAAGGCTTTCTTATGCCGCCAAAGGATCAGGTTTGGGATTTTGAAGAGAAATCCAAGTGGGATCCTGAATGGACTGGCAAGCTGGAAATCAAAGCTGTTGCCCATAAGAGCGGAAGCATGAGCATGATGCGTGCCTGGACTCCTTATGTTTTAGTTGGCCTATTCTTAGTATTGTCAAGGTTGAAATCGCTTCCATTTTTAGAGTTGCTTCAGGCGTGGACGGTCAAATTTGAAAACATTTTTGATTCCGGCATCACTTCAAGCTTCCAGCCGCTGTATTTGCCGGGAACGATTTTTATTCTTGTATCTGTTATCACTTATTTTATCCATGGAATGAATTCCAGTTCATACAAAAAAGCCTGGGCAGATTCGGGAAAGACAACTGTAGCTGCTTCAACAGCTTTAATTTTCACGGTTCCGATGGTACAGGTATTTATCAACACCGGCGGGGGAGAAGCGGGCTATAATCAGATGCCGATCGAGCTTGCGAACGGTGCTGCAGCTCTTGCTGGAGAATTCTGGCCGTTCTTTGCCACCTTCATCGGGGGTCTAGGAGCCTTTATTGCAGGAAGTAATACCGTCAGTAATATGATGTTTGCATTATTCCAATATGACGTCGGCTCACAGATCGGGGTGGATGCAACCTGGATTGTAGCCCTTCAGGCAGTCGGAGGAGCAGCTGGAAACATGATTTGTGTGCATAACGTCGTTGCTGCATCAGCTGTTGTGGGACTTGTTGGAAAAGAAGGCGCTGTCATCCGCAAAACGTTATTCCCATTCTTCTACTATGCCCTGCTGGCAGGATCTGTAGGTTACTCGATTGTCTGGTATTCGCAAAAAGGGATTTTCAATATCGGTTCCTTCATTGCAGTTGCCATCGCAGTCGCAGCTGTTTATATAATTGCAACAAATAACAGGCGTTCCAACATGATTTTGCCTCCGCCACCGGTGAATGTGAAATCTGCTAAATAA